One window of Candidatus Fermentibacter sp. genomic DNA carries:
- a CDS encoding PhoH family protein — protein MVESVRVQRELPLELAGEVLGPGDSFLRLICSRLGVTAVYRDGVVVFTGPVEAAEKAGSVLDRLREDIETTGSVRDISLYTALDFPSPGDPGLDLPVPGKAGRVSPRTPGQEEYISAMRGSEIVFSIGPAGTGKTFLAVAAAVASLRDGLVERIVITRPAVEAGENLGFLPGDLLQKIDPYLRPIYDALNDTLSPARLRRSMDNGVIEVAPLAYMRGRTLNNAFVILDEAQNTTLTQLKMFLTRLGFRSRAVITGDITQIDLKPASSSGLVRIRPILDGVDGIRFVVLGERDVVRHPLVQKIITAFARYEQSQGEEPN, from the coding sequence ATGGTAGAAAGCGTCAGGGTCCAGAGGGAGCTCCCGCTCGAGCTTGCGGGCGAGGTCCTCGGCCCCGGCGATTCCTTTCTGCGGCTGATATGCAGCAGGCTCGGAGTCACCGCGGTCTACAGGGACGGCGTAGTGGTGTTCACCGGGCCGGTGGAAGCCGCGGAGAAGGCCGGCAGTGTCCTCGACCGTCTCAGGGAAGACATCGAGACCACCGGATCGGTCCGTGACATCTCGCTCTACACCGCACTGGACTTCCCATCCCCCGGCGATCCCGGCCTGGATCTCCCTGTCCCGGGCAAGGCGGGCCGCGTCTCCCCCCGGACCCCCGGCCAGGAGGAGTACATCTCCGCCATGCGCGGCAGCGAGATCGTATTCAGCATCGGCCCGGCCGGCACGGGCAAGACCTTCCTCGCAGTTGCCGCCGCGGTCGCCTCGCTCCGGGACGGCCTCGTAGAGAGGATCGTGATCACCAGGCCGGCCGTCGAGGCAGGCGAGAATCTCGGCTTCCTGCCGGGCGACCTGCTGCAGAAGATCGACCCCTATCTCAGACCAATCTATGACGCGCTCAACGACACGCTCTCGCCGGCGCGCCTCCGGCGCAGCATGGACAACGGCGTCATAGAGGTCGCCCCTCTCGCCTACATGCGCGGGAGGACGCTCAACAACGCCTTCGTGATCCTCGACGAGGCCCAGAACACCACCCTCACCCAGCTGAAGATGTTCCTGACGAGGCTCGGGTTCAGATCGAGGGCGGTCATCACGGGTGACATCACGCAGATCGACCTCAAGCCCGCGTCGTCCTCCGGCCTGGTCCGCATCCGTCCGATCCTCGACGGGGTCGATGGGATCAGGTTCGTCGTACTCGGCGAGAGGGACGTCGTGAGGCACCCCCTCGTGCAGAAGATCATCACCGCCTTCGCCCGGTACGAGCAGAGCCAGGGGGAGGAGCCGAATTGA